From the genome of Streptacidiphilus rugosus AM-16, one region includes:
- a CDS encoding MMPL family transporter encodes MFHRIGRTVVRHPVWTIVAWVVAAAAILLTAPSLPSSSDQSSFLPKSYESIQAAEVQTKAFPSAFTPAAVVLLQRTDGSALSPADLAQAKQLALALQNKKIDQVQKVVPGAPSKDGKYDMVLVQMDSKTTGQPAQNDAVQKIRDDLPSMVKGTGLDAKVGGQAATALDQQKASEKGTALSGLGAVLVIILSMALIFRSVILTFLPVVTLFLLVDTTANGLIADATKLFGLQSNSSISQILLIVLLGVGTDYFLFLMFRYRERLRMGEEPKEAMINAVGRVGEAIASAAGTVIIAFLALLLSSVGFLKQMGPALAIAVAVTLLAGLTLFPAICSLIPPRALFWASKSWGVEPTGSRFEAVGRTVGRRPALIAAITGLLMLALTLGAAGFKPTFDLSAGAVPKTAESTIVQNEIAAAYSAGASEPTTVFLVSTDGQKLDPSQFPAFGQKLAAADGVATVLPPKVSADGSTADFTLELKYGANTDKALSAIVDVRDAAHTAAPTGSKALVGGMTSVYKDFNAAINHDYGTVFPVAALLIMVILGLLLRSVVAPWYLMASVALGFGATLGSTVLIFQNLKGDAGLMFMLPVIMYLFVVAIGTDYNILMIARLREEAQEGREPRDAASMAVRHAGPTVAAAGFILAATFAMLAFGGNSFLTEMSFALSFGIFLAAFVMAMFFTPSLTALIGHAAWWPGHADRRKATTSRVVAGSVGLRKDDGDAVGEQVDSGRR; translated from the coding sequence TACGAGTCCATCCAGGCGGCCGAGGTCCAGACGAAGGCGTTCCCGAGCGCGTTCACCCCGGCTGCGGTGGTGCTGTTGCAGCGCACCGACGGGTCGGCGTTGAGCCCGGCTGACCTTGCCCAGGCCAAGCAGTTGGCTCTCGCTCTGCAGAACAAGAAGATCGACCAGGTCCAGAAGGTCGTGCCCGGGGCGCCGTCGAAGGACGGCAAGTACGACATGGTCCTGGTCCAGATGGACAGCAAGACCACCGGGCAGCCGGCACAGAACGACGCGGTCCAGAAGATCCGTGACGACCTCCCGTCCATGGTCAAGGGCACTGGACTCGACGCCAAGGTGGGTGGTCAGGCGGCCACCGCGCTGGACCAGCAGAAGGCATCGGAGAAGGGCACGGCCCTGTCCGGCCTGGGGGCGGTCCTCGTGATCATCCTGTCGATGGCGCTGATCTTCCGCTCGGTCATCTTGACCTTCCTTCCGGTGGTCACGCTCTTCCTCCTGGTCGACACGACCGCGAACGGTCTCATCGCGGACGCCACCAAGCTCTTCGGGCTCCAGTCCAACAGCTCGATCTCGCAGATCCTGCTGATCGTGTTGTTGGGTGTCGGCACCGACTACTTCCTCTTCCTGATGTTCCGCTACCGCGAACGACTGCGGATGGGGGAGGAGCCCAAGGAAGCGATGATCAACGCGGTGGGCCGCGTCGGCGAGGCCATTGCCTCCGCTGCGGGTACGGTCATCATCGCTTTCCTCGCGCTTCTGCTCTCCAGCGTCGGTTTTCTCAAGCAGATGGGGCCGGCCCTCGCGATCGCCGTGGCGGTCACGCTGCTCGCGGGCCTGACGCTCTTCCCGGCGATCTGCTCGCTCATTCCCCCGCGGGCGCTCTTCTGGGCGTCCAAGTCCTGGGGGGTCGAGCCGACCGGTTCCCGATTCGAGGCCGTCGGTCGCACGGTCGGCCGTCGCCCCGCTCTGATTGCCGCGATCACGGGCCTGCTGATGCTCGCGCTGACGCTCGGTGCCGCGGGCTTCAAGCCGACCTTCGACCTTTCCGCGGGTGCGGTGCCGAAGACGGCCGAGTCCACGATCGTCCAGAACGAGATCGCCGCTGCCTACTCGGCCGGTGCCTCCGAGCCCACGACGGTGTTCCTGGTCAGCACTGACGGTCAGAAGCTTGACCCCTCTCAGTTCCCGGCCTTTGGTCAAAAGCTCGCCGCGGCCGACGGAGTCGCCACTGTGTTGCCGCCGAAGGTCAGTGCTGACGGCTCGACGGCCGACTTCACCCTCGAGCTGAAGTACGGGGCCAATACGGACAAGGCCCTCAGTGCCATCGTGGACGTGCGCGATGCCGCGCACACGGCCGCGCCGACCGGGAGCAAGGCTCTGGTGGGCGGCATGACGTCGGTCTACAAGGACTTCAACGCCGCCATCAACCACGACTACGGGACGGTTTTCCCGGTCGCGGCCCTCCTGATCATGGTCATCCTCGGCCTCCTGCTGCGCAGCGTGGTGGCACCGTGGTACCTGATGGCGTCGGTGGCCCTCGGATTCGGTGCGACGCTCGGCTCTACGGTTCTCATCTTCCAGAACCTCAAGGGCGATGCCGGGTTGATGTTCATGCTGCCGGTCATCATGTACCTCTTCGTGGTGGCGATCGGGACCGACTACAACATCCTGATGATCGCCCGTCTCCGCGAGGAGGCGCAGGAGGGCCGCGAGCCGCGTGACGCGGCGTCGATGGCGGTCCGCCACGCGGGTCCGACGGTGGCCGCGGCGGGCTTCATCCTCGCGGCGACGTTCGCGATGCTGGCTTTCGGCGGGAACTCCTTCCTGACCGAGATGAGCTTCGCGCTCAGCTTCGGCATCTTCCTCGCCGCCTTCGTCATGGCGATGTTCTTCACGCCCTCGCTGACCGCGCTCATCGGCCACGCCGCCTGGTGGCCCGGACACGCCGACCGCAGGAAGGCGACCACCAGCCGGGTCGTCGCCGGTTCGGTCGGCCTGCGGA